One Methylobacterium oryzae DNA window includes the following coding sequences:
- a CDS encoding c-type cytochrome translates to MRRAVRRAARRAGPRALLACLALAPLAACGEADMADQARAKTWDKNPFFPREITMRQPVAGTVPRSDPARAAPQPQAISRALLDQGRERYGVFCTPCHGQDGRGAGMIVARGFPSAGDLTAGPVRAASASDLYDAISNGRKAMFGMAQMIPSADRWAIVAYVRALQLSQDAPVASLPEADRARLEATR, encoded by the coding sequence ATGAGGCGCGCCGTCCGCCGCGCCGCCCGCCGCGCCGGGCCACGCGCCCTCCTCGCCTGCCTGGCCCTCGCGCCGCTCGCCGCCTGCGGCGAGGCCGACATGGCCGATCAGGCCCGGGCCAAGACCTGGGACAAGAACCCGTTCTTCCCCCGCGAGATCACGATGCGCCAGCCGGTGGCCGGCACCGTGCCGCGGAGCGATCCGGCCCGCGCGGCGCCGCAGCCGCAGGCGATCAGCCGGGCGCTGCTCGACCAGGGCCGCGAGCGCTACGGGGTGTTCTGCACCCCCTGCCACGGGCAGGACGGCCGCGGCGCCGGGATGATCGTGGCCCGGGGCTTCCCGTCCGCCGGCGACCTCACCGCCGGGCCGGTGCGCGCGGCCTCCGCGTCCGACCTCTACGACGCCATCTCGAACGGCCGGAAGGCGATGTTCGGCATGGCCCAGATGATCCCCTCGGCCGACCGCTGGGCGATCGTCGCCTACGTCCGCGCCCTCCAGCTCAGCCAGGACGCTCCGGTGGCGAGCCTGCCCGAGGCGGATCGCGCGCGACTGGAGGCGACGCGGTGA
- a CDS encoding cytochrome c oxidase subunit 3: MSEPLADGVGVARAHHFESVAQQREAATLGIWAWLITELLLFAALFLVALITRIQHPEATVAAAKHLKFWIGATNTVVLICSSLTMSMAIEFSRMGWQRAMVRAMLATAALGGLFLVLKGYEYYADWAEHMMPFLSDRPFALAETPAARLFVNLYYVATLLHALHLFTGITLLLGMTWMAARAGFLARHQNWIEVYGLYWHFIDLVWILAFPILYVVNR; the protein is encoded by the coding sequence ATGAGCGAGCCCCTCGCCGACGGCGTCGGGGTCGCCCGCGCCCACCATTTCGAGAGCGTGGCGCAGCAGCGCGAAGCGGCGACGCTCGGCATCTGGGCGTGGCTGATCACCGAATTGCTACTGTTCGCGGCCCTGTTCCTGGTGGCGCTGATCACCCGGATCCAGCACCCCGAGGCGACGGTCGCGGCGGCCAAGCACCTGAAGTTCTGGATCGGGGCCACCAACACCGTGGTGCTGATCTGCTCCAGCCTGACCATGTCGATGGCGATCGAGTTCTCGCGCATGGGCTGGCAGCGCGCCATGGTCCGGGCGATGCTGGCGACCGCGGCTTTGGGCGGCCTGTTCCTCGTGCTCAAGGGCTACGAGTACTACGCCGACTGGGCCGAGCACATGATGCCGTTCCTCAGCGACAGGCCCTTCGCCCTCGCCGAGACGCCGGCGGCGCGGCTGTTCGTGAACCTCTACTACGTCGCGACGCTGCTCCACGCGCTGCACCTGTTCACCGGCATCACGCTCCTGCTCGGCATGACGTGGATGGCCGCCAGGGCCGGGTTCCTCGCCCGGCACCAGAACTGGATCGAGGTCTACGGCCTGTACTGGCACTTCATCGATCTGGTCTGGATCCTCGCCTTCCCGATCCTCTACGTGGTGAACCGGTAG
- a CDS encoding class II glutamine amidotransferase gives MCELLGMSANVPTDIRFSFAGLARRGGETGPHADGWGISFYDGRTCRSFHEPEPSARSQLARLLRDMPIKSRIVVAHVRKANRGRVSLENTHPFSRELWGRRWTFAHNGQLKGVKRLPLGGFMPIGSTDSEHAFCWMLGRLQARFRALPRPETLDRAVADLAGELHALGVFNMLLTDSRTLYAHCGKRLCYLTRCAPFGKATLIDEDWQVDFAQETTEHDVVTVIATQALTRDECWTDLARGDVLTLRDGAIRLLRPANLA, from the coding sequence ATGTGCGAACTGCTCGGCATGAGCGCCAACGTGCCGACCGACATCCGCTTCTCCTTCGCGGGCCTCGCCCGGCGCGGCGGCGAGACCGGGCCGCACGCCGACGGCTGGGGTATCAGCTTCTACGACGGCCGCACCTGCCGCAGCTTCCACGAGCCGGAGCCCAGCGCCCGCTCGCAGCTCGCCCGGCTCCTGCGCGACATGCCGATCAAGAGCCGGATCGTGGTCGCCCATGTCCGCAAGGCCAATCGCGGCCGGGTCAGCCTGGAGAACACCCACCCGTTCTCCCGGGAATTGTGGGGCCGCCGCTGGACCTTCGCGCATAACGGTCAGCTCAAGGGCGTGAAGCGGCTGCCGCTGGGCGGCTTCATGCCGATCGGCTCCACCGACAGCGAGCACGCCTTCTGCTGGATGCTCGGCCGGCTCCAGGCCCGGTTCCGCGCCCTGCCCCGCCCCGAGACCCTCGACCGGGCGGTGGCCGACCTCGCGGGCGAGCTGCACGCGCTCGGCGTGTTCAACATGCTGCTCACCGACAGCCGCACCCTCTACGCCCATTGCGGCAAGCGCCTCTGCTACCTCACCCGCTGCGCCCCCTTCGGGAAGGCCACCCTGATCGACGAGGACTGGCAGGTGGATTTCGCCCAGGAGACCACCGAGCACGACGTGGTGACGGTCATCGCCACGCAGGCGCTGACCCGGGACGAGTGCTGGACCGATCTCGCCCGCGGCGACGTCCTGACCCTGCGCGACGGGGCGATCCGGCTGTTGAGACCGGCCAACTTAGCTTAA
- a CDS encoding TAT-variant-translocated molybdopterin oxidoreductase, whose translation MTGAPDIAALREKLAGGDGPRFWRSLDAVADSPEFRAYLAAEFPSASRLAAAPERRGFLKLMAASFALGGLNACGGGNGRDYEVPYVNQPERIVPGTDLSYASSAVFDGFGNGILVTTRNGRPLKIEGNPEHPWSRGGTDVLAQASVLGLYDPFRSQAVQHLGRPSSWPAFRADLQARMPGWRESRGEGLALLTGPVTSPGVAAQIVRLRAAYPALRWYTGAGAGRGGIYEGARQAYGRPLETIPDFGRARTIVALDGDFLDLGPGQVGLSRRWSEARRAAYAEGRLLTLHAAAPTPTLTSAKADYGLAVPAGRLEDLARDLLALAAGGAAPMGDDPVARWTRGAGTALTEARGSGIVTAGLTASPELHALVHRLNGALGNTGATLVHTAPAEETGAGTLAELAEAMDQGAVKALVVLGANPVYEAPGALDFAARMARVPLKIHAGLYYDETGAHADWHLPAAHPLESWGDIRSLDGTVGLIQPTVAPLYNGRTPSEMLAFLAGGEGGESGQDALDLLKAGARSAGEDDAAFEARFTEALRLGFWADSARPAETVALTQAAAPAAAPSPASAGEVEVLFRPDPTIWDGTHADLAWLQELPKPLTKVVWENVVAVSPRLAERSGIATGDILRVEAGGRAVEGPAWILPGQADDTVTLTLGYGRDVPDHLARGLGYDSAPLRPAGSTWRLAGARLTKTGRVRKPVTTQHLGTMEGQDLVRVQALGAAPAGDPKGAPTPASFYPPPESQDRWVAAQWGMAIDLDACIGCNACVTACQAENNIPVVGREEVALGRWMGWLRVDRYYAGGLDAPTTHFQPVPCMHCEQAPCELGCPVEATLHDSEGLNLQVYNRCVGTRTCQSYCPYKVRRFNYRDYTGGTTPVEQQQRNSEVTVRSRGVMEKCTYCIQRITAARITSAKDAHAPIPDGSVETACQGACPTRAITFGNVADPGSQVSAARRDTREYALLGHLNTRPRTTYLAGLAPAADPNGREG comes from the coding sequence ATGACCGGCGCCCCCGACATCGCGGCCCTGCGCGAAAAACTCGCCGGCGGCGACGGACCGCGCTTCTGGCGCAGCCTCGACGCCGTGGCCGACAGCCCCGAGTTCCGCGCCTATCTGGCGGCCGAGTTCCCGTCGGCGTCCCGGCTCGCCGCCGCCCCGGAGCGGCGCGGCTTCCTGAAGCTCATGGCCGCCTCCTTCGCGCTGGGCGGCCTCAACGCCTGCGGCGGGGGCAACGGCCGCGACTACGAGGTGCCCTACGTCAACCAGCCCGAGCGGATCGTGCCCGGCACGGACCTGTCCTACGCCTCCTCGGCGGTGTTCGACGGCTTCGGCAACGGCATCCTGGTCACCACCCGCAACGGCCGCCCCCTGAAGATCGAGGGCAACCCCGAGCATCCCTGGAGCCGCGGCGGCACCGACGTGCTGGCCCAGGCTTCGGTCCTCGGGCTCTACGACCCGTTCCGCTCCCAGGCGGTGCAGCATCTCGGGCGGCCGAGCTCCTGGCCGGCGTTCCGGGCGGATCTCCAGGCGCGGATGCCGGGCTGGCGCGAGAGCCGGGGCGAGGGTCTCGCCCTGCTCACCGGCCCGGTGACGTCGCCCGGCGTGGCGGCCCAGATCGTGCGGCTGCGGGCCGCCTACCCGGCTCTGCGCTGGTACACCGGCGCCGGGGCCGGCCGCGGCGGGATCTACGAGGGCGCCCGCCAGGCCTACGGCCGGCCGCTGGAGACCATCCCGGATTTCGGCCGCGCCCGCACCATCGTGGCGCTGGACGGCGATTTCCTGGACCTCGGGCCCGGCCAGGTCGGCCTGTCGCGGCGCTGGAGCGAGGCGCGGCGCGCGGCCTACGCGGAGGGGCGCCTCCTCACCCTCCACGCGGCGGCGCCGACGCCGACGCTGACCAGCGCCAAGGCGGATTACGGTCTCGCGGTCCCGGCCGGCCGGCTGGAGGACCTCGCCCGGGACCTCCTCGCCCTGGCTGCGGGCGGCGCGGCGCCGATGGGCGACGACCCCGTCGCGCGCTGGACGCGGGGCGCCGGCACGGCGCTCACCGAGGCCCGGGGAAGCGGCATCGTCACCGCCGGCCTGACCGCGAGCCCGGAACTGCATGCGCTGGTCCACCGCCTCAACGGCGCCCTCGGCAACACCGGCGCGACCCTGGTCCACACGGCGCCCGCGGAAGAGACGGGCGCCGGGACCCTCGCGGAGCTCGCGGAGGCCATGGATCAGGGTGCCGTCAAGGCGCTCGTCGTGCTCGGCGCCAACCCGGTCTACGAGGCGCCGGGCGCCCTCGACTTTGCCGCCCGGATGGCGCGCGTCCCGCTCAAGATCCACGCGGGACTCTACTACGACGAGACGGGCGCGCACGCCGACTGGCACCTGCCCGCTGCCCACCCGCTGGAATCCTGGGGCGACATCCGGTCCCTCGACGGGACCGTGGGGCTGATCCAGCCGACCGTCGCGCCCCTCTACAACGGTCGGACGCCCTCGGAGATGCTGGCCTTCCTGGCCGGCGGCGAGGGCGGGGAGAGCGGCCAGGACGCCCTCGACCTCCTCAAGGCGGGCGCGCGCAGCGCCGGCGAGGACGACGCGGCCTTCGAGGCCCGCTTCACCGAGGCCCTGCGCCTCGGCTTCTGGGCGGACAGCGCGCGTCCGGCCGAGACCGTCGCGCTGACGCAGGCGGCGGCCCCCGCGGCCGCCCCATCCCCCGCGTCCGCCGGCGAGGTCGAGGTGCTGTTCCGGCCCGATCCGACGATCTGGGACGGCACCCACGCCGACCTCGCGTGGCTGCAGGAACTCCCGAAGCCGCTGACCAAGGTGGTCTGGGAGAACGTGGTCGCGGTGAGCCCGCGCCTCGCCGAGCGCTCGGGGATCGCGACCGGCGACATCCTGCGGGTCGAGGCCGGCGGCCGCGCGGTCGAGGGGCCGGCCTGGATCCTGCCCGGCCAGGCCGACGACACCGTCACCCTCACCCTGGGCTACGGCCGCGACGTGCCGGACCACCTCGCCCGCGGCCTCGGCTACGATTCCGCGCCCCTGCGCCCGGCCGGTTCGACCTGGCGCCTCGCCGGCGCCCGGCTGACGAAGACCGGCCGCGTGCGCAAGCCGGTCACTACCCAGCATCTCGGCACGATGGAGGGGCAGGATCTCGTGCGCGTGCAGGCGCTCGGCGCCGCGCCCGCGGGCGACCCGAAGGGCGCGCCGACCCCCGCCTCGTTCTATCCGCCCCCGGAGAGCCAGGACCGCTGGGTCGCCGCGCAGTGGGGCATGGCCATCGACCTCGATGCCTGCATCGGCTGCAATGCCTGCGTCACCGCCTGCCAGGCGGAGAACAACATCCCGGTGGTCGGGCGCGAGGAGGTCGCGCTCGGCCGCTGGATGGGCTGGCTGCGGGTCGACCGCTACTACGCGGGCGGCCTCGACGCCCCGACCACGCATTTCCAGCCGGTGCCCTGCATGCATTGCGAGCAGGCGCCCTGCGAGCTCGGCTGCCCCGTCGAGGCGACGCTCCACGACAGCGAGGGCCTGAACCTGCAGGTCTACAACCGCTGCGTCGGCACCCGGACCTGCCAGAGCTACTGCCCCTACAAGGTCCGGCGCTTCAACTACCGCGACTATACCGGCGGCACGACCCCGGTGGAGCAGCAGCAGCGCAACTCCGAGGTCACGGTCCGGTCCCGCGGCGTGATGGAGAAGTGCACATACTGCATCCAGCGGATCACGGCGGCGCGGATCACCTCGGCCAAGGACGCCCACGCGCCGATCCCCGACGGCAGCGTCGAGACCGCCTGCCAGGGCGCCTGCCCGACCCGGGCGATCACCTTCGGCAACGTTGCCGACCCGGGGAGCCAGGTCTCGGCCGCCCGCCGGGACACGCGGGAATACGCGCTCCTCGGGCATCTCAACACGCGGCCGCGCACCACTTACCTCGCCGGGCTCGCCCCGGCCGCCGATCCCAACGGACGGGAGGGCTGA
- a CDS encoding cytochrome c oxidase subunit I — MSASGSVGGTARREPHAPESTIGRKSDYLHAESTLRSWFLTTDHKRIAILYLASITGFFVIGALAAGVVRLALIVPNGAIMTNDTYNKAFTIHGVVMVWFFLIPSIPATFGNFLIPLMIGARDLAFPKLNLTSWYVFMAGALFTLVSVVLGGVDTGWTFYAPLSTAFSNTWVLPALIGVTIVGFSSILTGLNFVVTIHTMRAPGMTWFKLPIFVWAHYATSLIFLLATPVITTALILLIAERAFHIGVFDPAYGGDPVLFQHLFWFYSHPAVYIMVLPGMGVISEIVPAFAQKKLFGYRFVAYASIGLASVTFFVWGHHMFVNGQSDLASLVFSALSFAVAVPSAVKVYNWTATIHKGALRLDTPMLYAMGYIGLFVLGGLTGLYLATLAINQHIHATYFVVAHFHYIMVGGTVLAFLGGLHFWWPKFTGRMYSEPWGRVSALLIFLGFNVTFFPQFILGYLGMPRRYATYPAEFQLLNVLSSAGATILAAGYLFPMLYLVYSLWFGRKAPANPWNAKGLEWETSSPPPTHNFLSPPEVPRIPYDYPIQAQEARDQHG, encoded by the coding sequence ATGAGCGCATCGGGCAGCGTCGGCGGCACCGCCCGCCGGGAACCCCACGCCCCCGAATCCACGATCGGGCGAAAATCCGACTACCTGCACGCGGAATCGACCCTGCGCTCGTGGTTCCTCACCACCGATCACAAGCGCATCGCGATCCTCTACCTCGCCTCGATCACCGGCTTCTTCGTGATCGGCGCCCTGGCGGCGGGCGTGGTGCGCCTCGCGCTGATCGTGCCGAACGGCGCGATCATGACCAACGACACCTACAACAAGGCCTTCACCATCCACGGGGTGGTGATGGTCTGGTTCTTCCTGATCCCGTCGATCCCCGCGACCTTCGGCAACTTCCTGATCCCCTTGATGATCGGGGCCAGGGACCTCGCCTTCCCGAAGCTCAACCTGACCAGCTGGTACGTGTTCATGGCCGGCGCCCTGTTCACCCTGGTCTCGGTGGTGCTGGGCGGGGTCGATACCGGCTGGACCTTCTACGCCCCGCTCTCCACGGCCTTCTCGAACACCTGGGTCCTGCCGGCGCTGATCGGCGTGACCATCGTGGGCTTCTCGTCGATCCTGACCGGGCTCAATTTCGTCGTCACGATCCACACCATGCGGGCGCCCGGCATGACGTGGTTCAAGCTGCCGATCTTCGTCTGGGCGCACTACGCCACGAGCCTGATCTTCCTGCTGGCGACGCCCGTGATCACCACCGCGCTGATCCTGCTGATCGCGGAGCGCGCCTTCCATATCGGCGTGTTCGATCCGGCCTATGGCGGCGACCCGGTGCTGTTCCAGCACCTGTTCTGGTTCTACTCGCACCCGGCCGTGTACATCATGGTCCTGCCCGGCATGGGGGTGATCTCCGAGATCGTCCCGGCCTTCGCGCAGAAGAAGCTGTTCGGCTACCGCTTCGTCGCCTACGCGTCGATCGGGCTGGCCTCGGTGACCTTCTTCGTCTGGGGTCACCACATGTTCGTCAACGGCCAGAGCGACCTGGCCTCGCTGGTATTCTCCGCCCTGTCCTTCGCGGTGGCGGTGCCCTCGGCCGTGAAGGTCTACAACTGGACCGCGACGATCCATAAGGGGGCGCTGCGCCTCGACACGCCGATGCTCTACGCGATGGGCTATATCGGCCTGTTCGTGCTCGGCGGGCTCACCGGGCTCTACCTCGCGACGCTCGCCATCAACCAGCACATCCACGCGACCTACTTCGTGGTCGCGCATTTCCACTACATCATGGTCGGCGGCACGGTGCTGGCCTTCCTCGGCGGCCTGCACTTCTGGTGGCCGAAATTCACCGGCCGCATGTACAGCGAGCCCTGGGGGCGGGTCTCGGCGCTGCTGATCTTCCTCGGCTTCAACGTGACCTTCTTCCCGCAGTTCATCCTCGGCTATCTGGGGATGCCGCGGCGCTACGCGACCTACCCGGCCGAGTTCCAGCTCCTGAACGTCCTGTCCTCGGCCGGCGCCACGATCCTGGCGGCGGGCTACCTCTTCCCGATGCTCTACCTCGTCTACTCCCTCTGGTTCGGGCGGAAGGCGCCCGCCAACCCGTGGAACGCGAAGGGGCTCGAGTGGGAGACGTCGTCCCCGCCGCCGACGCACAATTTCCTGTCCCCGCCGGAGGTGCCGCGCATCCCCTACGACTACCCGATCCAGGCCCAGGAAGCCCGGGACCAGCACGGATGA
- a CDS encoding DUF3341 domain-containing protein, with the protein MSGALIRPDATLEDIGGAVAEIPLTHPGNRRWWIAFAGAASLLGLFVLTLGYLLYAGPGIWANNNAVVWALDIASYDWWIGVASGSLLVSAILLLLGAEWRGAVNRVAETLALLATAAAGLYPIIHLGRPWFFFWNLPYPNTYDLWPQFRSPLLWDAIDIVSFLVICVSLWFIGLLPDLATLRDRAHVEALRQFDAKAPTRKLALLRAQVYGILASGWRGSAAHWQIWVQAYRTVALLGVLLVVSVQTGASVMLAGSLMPGWHSTLLPVSFLVNAVYSGVGVTAVTVMLIRLVYGLDALVTDRHLDVLGRLLLCLGCASAYCYAAEYFDTFLNGDAEGRGVLVRRMTGDHALVSWTAVLCLVLPAQILWSARARTAPPAIAAVGLLVAIGAYADHVMVLVVTLTQDFLPSSRLPYTTDIWGIATFAGSIGLFLTLLLLFLRYLPAVSIVESRRLALTASPAAQEAARAAASGATGRPEENPVTAPLWGVSATFASQGDLAAALQAVSGIGPDHVHLDGHGPVPMPRTLRPLGLEGRSILPYALAGALLGGSGFFALCIYATAYDYVFLIGGRPRLSWPSFVVPSVSFAMMAGCVAIHLALLVLNRLPRLNHPAFNIPGFLRASEDRFFLSAEARGDRFDAARIERRLASLPAEAGRPLEIRRIPR; encoded by the coding sequence ATGTCCGGCGCCCTGATCCGGCCCGACGCGACCCTCGAGGACATCGGCGGCGCGGTCGCGGAGATCCCGCTGACGCATCCCGGTAACCGCCGCTGGTGGATCGCCTTCGCGGGGGCGGCCTCGCTCCTCGGCCTGTTCGTCCTCACCCTCGGCTACCTGCTCTACGCCGGCCCCGGCATCTGGGCGAACAACAACGCCGTCGTCTGGGCGCTGGACATCGCGAGCTACGACTGGTGGATCGGCGTCGCCTCCGGCAGCCTGCTGGTCTCGGCGATCCTGCTCCTGCTCGGCGCGGAGTGGCGCGGGGCGGTGAACCGAGTCGCCGAGACCCTGGCGCTGCTCGCCACCGCGGCCGCCGGCCTCTACCCGATCATCCATCTCGGGCGGCCCTGGTTCTTCTTCTGGAACCTGCCCTACCCCAACACCTACGATCTCTGGCCGCAGTTCCGCTCGCCGCTCCTGTGGGACGCGATCGACATCGTGTCGTTCCTGGTGATCTGCGTCAGCCTCTGGTTCATCGGCCTGCTGCCGGACCTCGCGACGCTGCGCGACCGGGCCCACGTCGAGGCGCTCCGCCAGTTCGACGCGAAGGCGCCGACCCGCAAGCTCGCCCTCCTGCGCGCGCAGGTCTACGGCATCCTCGCCTCGGGCTGGCGCGGCTCGGCGGCCCACTGGCAGATCTGGGTCCAGGCCTACCGGACGGTGGCGCTCCTCGGCGTGCTGCTGGTGGTCTCGGTCCAGACCGGGGCCTCGGTCATGCTGGCGGGCTCGCTGATGCCCGGCTGGCACAGCACGCTGCTGCCGGTGAGCTTCCTGGTCAACGCGGTCTATTCGGGCGTCGGCGTCACGGCGGTGACCGTGATGCTGATCCGCCTCGTCTACGGCCTCGACGCCTTGGTGACGGACCGCCATCTCGACGTGCTCGGGCGGCTGCTGCTCTGCCTCGGCTGCGCCAGCGCCTACTGCTACGCGGCCGAGTACTTCGACACCTTCCTCAACGGCGACGCCGAGGGGCGCGGCGTCCTGGTCCGGCGCATGACCGGCGACCACGCCCTGGTGTCCTGGACGGCGGTCCTGTGCCTCGTCCTGCCCGCGCAGATCCTCTGGTCGGCCCGCGCCCGCACGGCGCCGCCGGCGATCGCGGCGGTGGGGCTGCTCGTGGCGATCGGTGCCTACGCCGACCACGTCATGGTCCTGGTCGTCACCCTGACGCAGGACTTCCTGCCCTCCTCGAGGCTGCCCTACACGACCGACATCTGGGGCATCGCCACCTTCGCGGGCTCGATCGGGCTGTTCCTGACCCTGCTGCTCCTGTTCCTGCGCTACCTGCCGGCCGTCTCGATCGTCGAGAGCCGCCGCCTCGCCCTGACGGCGTCGCCGGCCGCGCAGGAGGCCGCCCGCGCGGCCGCGTCCGGGGCCACGGGTCGCCCCGAGGAGAACCCGGTCACCGCGCCCCTGTGGGGCGTGTCCGCGACCTTCGCGAGCCAGGGCGACCTCGCTGCCGCCCTCCAGGCGGTCTCCGGGATCGGCCCGGACCACGTCCATCTCGACGGGCACGGACCGGTGCCGATGCCCCGCACCCTGCGGCCCCTGGGCCTGGAGGGGCGCTCGATCCTGCCCTACGCCCTGGCGGGCGCCCTGCTCGGCGGCTCCGGCTTCTTCGCGCTGTGCATCTACGCCACGGCCTACGACTACGTGTTCCTGATCGGCGGCCGCCCGCGCCTGTCCTGGCCGTCCTTCGTGGTCCCGAGCGTCTCCTTCGCGATGATGGCGGGCTGCGTGGCGATCCACCTCGCGCTCCTCGTGCTCAACCGCCTGCCCCGGCTGAACCATCCGGCCTTCAACATCCCGGGCTTCCTGCGCGCCTCGGAGGACCGGTTCTTCCTCTCCGCGGAGGCGCGGGGCGACCGGTTCGACGCGGCGCGGATCGAGCGGCGGCTCGCCTCCCTGCCGGCCGAGGCCGGGCGCCCCCTCGAGATCCGGCGGATCCCGCGATGA
- a CDS encoding cytochrome c3 family protein produces the protein MAQLFTPGADALYRLALMTGVACLVGVPVLAAGIVRSNYVTGVGIAPAQPLPFSHKHHSGELGIQCRYCHTTVDREATAGIPPTHTCMTCHSQIWTGSEMLKPVRDSYAQDKPLEWKRLNKLPQYVYYNHSVHVTKGIGCSTCHGDVTSMQMTYRANAFEMQFCLDCHRAPEKYVRTPDQVWNMTWKPPADQASLGPKLVAQYHIRGGERLTECGICHR, from the coding sequence ATGGCGCAGCTGTTCACCCCCGGCGCCGACGCGCTCTACCGCCTCGCGCTGATGACCGGCGTGGCCTGCCTGGTGGGCGTCCCGGTCCTGGCGGCCGGGATCGTGCGCTCGAACTACGTCACGGGCGTCGGGATCGCGCCGGCCCAGCCGCTGCCGTTCAGCCACAAGCACCATTCCGGCGAGCTCGGCATCCAGTGCCGCTACTGCCACACCACGGTCGACCGGGAGGCCACCGCCGGCATCCCGCCGACGCACACCTGCATGACCTGCCACTCGCAGATCTGGACCGGCTCCGAGATGCTCAAGCCGGTGCGCGACAGCTACGCGCAGGACAAGCCGCTGGAATGGAAGCGGCTGAACAAGCTGCCGCAATACGTCTACTACAACCACTCCGTCCACGTGACGAAGGGGATCGGCTGCTCGACCTGCCACGGCGACGTCACGTCGATGCAGATGACCTACCGGGCCAACGCCTTTGAGATGCAGTTCTGCCTCGATTGCCACCGGGCCCCGGAGAAGTACGTCCGCACGCCGGATCAGGTCTGGAACATGACCTGGAAGCCGCCGGCCGACCAGGCGAGTCTGGGCCCCAAGCTCGTGGCCCAGTACCACATCCGCGGCGGGGAGCGGCTGACCGAATGCGGGATCTGCCACCGATGA
- the coxB gene encoding cytochrome c oxidase subunit II has translation MTPSHDSLQLWPAAVSATAIETDWLILAFTVLTLLLTVPVFVAITYFALRYREGSEADRSPSGIRSNLIEISWMLIPFLLTLIFFVWGARLFVESKNPPPDAMVVEVIGRQWMWKFQHPTGQSEINNLHLPIGQPIRLHIISQDVIHALYLPAVRMQVAALPDRYTDLWFKAEKTGTYHLYCSEYCGTDHSVMGGEVTFMNPGDYQDWLTHAGAQQGKVAAGRALYEAYGCAGCHDPGSSVKAPSLAGLYGSQVKLADGRTVTADDAWLREKILNPNGDRLAGGGKQVMPSFAGRIPADELGTLIDFLKSYAGPASGKAADATLPGATR, from the coding sequence ATGACGCCGAGCCACGATTCCCTCCAGCTCTGGCCCGCCGCGGTCTCCGCCACGGCGATCGAGACCGATTGGCTGATCCTGGCCTTCACGGTGCTGACGCTGCTGCTGACCGTGCCGGTCTTCGTGGCGATCACCTACTTCGCCCTGCGCTACCGCGAGGGCTCCGAGGCGGATCGGAGCCCCTCGGGCATCCGGTCGAACCTCATCGAGATCAGCTGGATGCTGATCCCGTTCCTGCTGACGCTGATCTTCTTCGTCTGGGGCGCCCGACTGTTCGTCGAGTCGAAGAACCCGCCCCCCGACGCCATGGTGGTCGAGGTGATCGGCCGGCAGTGGATGTGGAAGTTCCAGCACCCGACGGGCCAGTCCGAGATCAACAACCTGCACCTGCCGATCGGCCAGCCGATCCGGCTGCACATCATCAGCCAGGACGTGATCCACGCCCTCTACCTGCCGGCCGTGCGGATGCAGGTGGCGGCCCTGCCCGACCGCTACACCGACCTGTGGTTCAAGGCCGAGAAAACCGGCACCTACCATCTCTACTGCTCGGAATATTGCGGCACCGACCATTCCGTGATGGGCGGCGAGGTCACCTTCATGAATCCCGGCGACTACCAGGACTGGCTGACCCACGCCGGCGCGCAGCAGGGCAAGGTCGCGGCGGGCCGGGCGCTCTACGAGGCCTATGGCTGCGCCGGCTGCCACGACCCCGGTTCGTCCGTGAAGGCGCCGAGCCTCGCGGGCCTCTACGGCAGCCAAGTCAAGCTCGCGGACGGGCGCACCGTCACCGCCGACGACGCGTGGCTGCGCGAGAAGATCCTGAACCCGAACGGTGACCGGCTCGCCGGCGGTGGCAAGCAGGTGATGCCGAGCTTCGCCGGCCGGATCCCGGCGGACGAGCTCGGCACGCTGATCGATTTCCTGAAATCCTACGCGGGTCCGGCCTCCGGCAAGGCCGCGGACGCGACGCTGCCGGGAGCGACACGATGA